From the genome of Spodoptera frugiperda isolate SF20-4 chromosome 23, AGI-APGP_CSIRO_Sfru_2.0, whole genome shotgun sequence, one region includes:
- the LOC118266738 gene encoding protein phosphatase Slingshot isoform X4: MALVTIRRSPSVQTPRKTDEAEKASDNIEDDVGNRISKSLNECYFANKGAAVVLGSAERGCTNPWRSPARAFPQPDIQHHLQSMFYLLRPEETLKMAVKLESAHAGRTRYLVVVCRSNEAALLGIDCNERTSVGLVLRVLADTSIKLDGDGSALQTLHRASAQAREMNHFAGGTSHSWCSFYESHVDSDRSCLNEWHAMDCIESRRPPSPDSLRLKPRERDETERVIRCTLKEIMMSVDLDEVTSKAIRGRLEEELDMDLAEYKSFIDQEMLTILGQMDAPTEIFDHVYLGSEWNASNLEELQRNGVRHILNVTREIDNFFPGMFDYLNIRVYDDEKTDLLKHWDNTYKYINKARNEGSKVLVHCKMGISRSASVVIAYAMKAFNWNFDKALKHVKAKRSCIKPNTNFLNQLETYQGILDAMKNKEKLQRSKSETNLKSPKNISKTESKVMEPTPLVLALTGSYSGRPRSWSPDTKAAAELLPPPQPTSVSLENLPFETRHMLMPCANGSYSVSPNQIMRLKEEGAPSVKHIVNEIENAASSDRKDFNKRYQRLNFGTQNESQNNKTLEAPATAMNQSEVPNKPPQASPSKNLSHKYAQSNFEVDKIHTWDPGEASWPKGDDNRTISNSDNIVKSDSGIIDVKTNKVTTSDTLANSVERSNLDSDDRRAVDDDAPPPSRQSSWSSFDSAVVLDLSRHSSWGSYDTRAPKPQVPRDESKRPKERNDERARKDDSDKVTEPGVAPQKSDLGIISEHNEARSSGRRADNVRKFNETCAILKELASAAARMERARDRGASTWSGRLSAPDTWLRAGLRRRRAACASHGDLPRAAPAAPEPAEPAAGLVSNLKKEFEARSETDTPRRVDSRRSTPSEGRDRPPASPPSGEDLSVKVLVNRYDRPGRARCESSCETRRSRVSESVSKKCKLAADGEARARSALRNSFCGAVRGAAERPPPAPTVVSLAPLDYSEVVVSTVMSKAQTKTIATWEDPSVDKAQLESVE; this comes from the exons ATGGCACTTGTTACAATTCGTCGTTCTCCGAGTGTGCAAACACCTAGGAAAACG GATGAGGCCGAGAAAGCAAGTGATAATATTGAAGACGATGTTGGGAACCGCATCAGCAAGAG TCTCAATGAGTGCTACTTCGCGAATAAGGGTGCAGCAGTGGTGCTGGGAAGTGCAGAGCGTGGCTGTACGAACCCGTGGCGATCGCCAGCGCGCGCGTTCCCTCAGCCCGACATACAACATCACCTGCAGTCCATGTTCTACTTGCTGCGCCCCGAGGAAACGCTCAAAATG GCGGTGAAACTGGAGAGCGCTCACGCAGGTCGCACCAGGTACCTGGTAGTGGTGTGTCGTAGCAACGAGGCGGCGTTGCTCGGCATCGATTGCAATGAGCGCACCTCGGTCGGACTCGTGCTGCGCGTACTTGCTGATACCTCTATTAAGTTGGATGGCGATGG GTCGGCGTTACAAACTCTCCATCGTGCGAGTGCACAGGCCCGGGAGATGAACCACTTCGCGGGCGGCACGTCGCACTCGTGGTGTTCGTTCTATGAGAGCCACGTGGACTCGGACCGCTCTTGTCTCAACGAGTGGCATGCCATGGACTGCATCGAGTCCCGCCGCCCACCTTCACCCGATTCACTCAGACTTAA GCCTCGAGAAAGGGACGAGACTGAACGTGTGATACGCTGTACACTGAAAGAGATCATGATGAGCGTGGACCTGGATGAGGTGACTAGTAAAGCCATCAGAGGGCGACTCGAGGAAGAACTAGACATGGACCTCGCCGAGTACAAGTCCTTCATCGACCAGGAGATGCTCACCATACTGGGACAGATGGACGCGCCCACTGAAATCTTCGACCACGTCTATCTCGGCTCCGAATGGAACGCCAGCAATCTAGAAGAGTTACAACGCAATGG GGTGAGGCACATATTGAATGTAACAAGAGAGATCGATAACTTTTTTCCCGGCATGTTCGACTATCTAAACATAAGAGTTTACGACGACGAGAAGACTGACCTTTTAAAACACTGGgataatacatacaaatatataaacaaaGCAAGGAATGAAGGGTCGAAGGTTCTTGTTCACTGCAAAATGGGAATTAGTAGATCAGCATCTGTAGTGATTGCATATGCCATGAAAGCGTTCAATTGGAATTTTGACAAGGCCCTCAAACATGTCAAAGCAAAAAGGAGTTGTATCAAACCGAATACGAATTTTTTAAACCAACTTGAGACTTACCAAGGCATACTCGATGCAATGAAAAACAAGGAAAAGTTACAGCGATCTAAATCAGAGACTAATTTGAAATCTCCAAAAAATATATCCAAAACGGAAAGCAAAGTGATGGAGCCGACGCCGCTAGTGCTGGCGCTGACGGGGTCGTACTCGGGGCGGCCGCGGTCCTGGTCGCCCGACACCAAGGCCGCCGCCGAGCTGCTGCCGCCGCCGCAGCCCACCTCCGTCTCGCTGGAGAACCTGCCCTTCGAGACTCGCCATATGCTCATGCCTTGCGCTAATGGAAGTTACAGTGTCTCACCTAATCAGATCATGAGGTTGAAAGAAGAGGGAGCACCGTCAGTCAAACATATAGTCAATGAAATAGAGAATGCTGCGTCGAGCGATcgaaaagattttaataaaagatatCAAAGGTTAAATTTTGGTACTCAAAATGAATCCCAGAATAATAAAACGCTCGAGGCTCCCGCTACCGCGATGAATCAATCAGAGGTACCGAATAAGCCACCGCAAGCCTCGCCTTCTAAAAATCTAAGTCACAAATATGCACAGTCGAACTTCGAAGTGGATAAAATACACACTTGGGATCCTGGGGAGGCCTCGTGGCCGAAAGGCGACGACAACAGAACAATTAGCAATAGTGATAATATAGTGAAAAGTGACAGTGGAATTATAGATGTGAAGACCAATAAAGTGACAACTAGTGACACTCTTGCAAATTCTGTAGAACGTTCAAATTTAGATAGCGACGATAGGAGAGCCGTCGACGACGACGCACCACCGCCGAGCAGACAAAGCTCGTGGAGCTCGTTCGACAGCGCAGTCGTACTGGACCTCTCGCGACACTCCTCGTGGGGCTCCTACGATACCAGGGCTCCCAAGCCGCAGGTGCCGCGGGACGAGTCCAAGCGACCCAAGGAACGCAACGACGAGCGAGCTCGTAAGGATGACAGCGACAAGGTCACTGAGCCCGGAGTGGCTCCGCAGAAGTCCGACCTCGGTATCATTAGCGAGCACAACGAGGCGCGCAGCAGCGGGCGGCGCGCTGACAACGTGCGGAAGTTTAACGAAACCTGTGCCATACTCAAGGAGCTCGCCTCCGCCGCCGCACGCATGGAGCGCGCGCGCGACCGCGGCGCGTCCACCTGGAGCGGCCGCCTGTCCGCGCCCGACACGTGGCTGCGGGCCGGcctgcgccgccgccgcgccgcctgcGCCTCGCACGGGGACCTGCCGCGCGCCGCCCCCGCCGCGCCCGAGCCCGCCGAGCCGGCCGCGGGCCTCGTTAGCAACCTCAAGAAGGAGTTTGAGGCACGTTCTGAGACCGACACGCCCCGCCGTGTCGACTCACGTCGCTCCACTCCGTCCGAGGGTCGTGATCGGCCGCCTGCCTCGCCACCCTCTGGCGAAGACCTGTCGGTGAAGGTGCTGGTGAATCGCTACGACCGACCGGGTCGGGCGCGCTGTGAGTCGAGCTGCGAAACGAGGCGCAGTCGCGTGTCGGAGTCGGTATCGAAGAAGTGCAAGCTGGCGGCGGACGGCGAGGCCCGCGCGCGGTCTGCGCTGCGCAACTCGTTCTGCGGCGCGGTGCGGGGGGCGGCCGAGCGACCTCCTCCGGCTCCGACGGTCGTGTCGCTTGCTCCTCTCGACTACAGCGAAGTGGTGGTATCAACTGTGATGTCGAAAgctcaaacaaaaacaattgcaaCATGGGAAGACCCATCCGTTGACAAGGCTCAACTTGAATCGGTCGAATAA
- the LOC118266738 gene encoding protein phosphatase Slingshot isoform X1, whose amino-acid sequence MALVTIRRSPSVQTPRKTDEAEKASDNIEDDVGNRISKSLNECYFANKGAAVVLGSAERGCTNPWRSPARAFPQPDIQHHLQSMFYLLRPEETLKMAVKLESAHAGRTRYLVVVCRSNEAALLGIDCNERTSVGLVLRVLADTSIKLDGDGGFSVCVCNQQHIFKPVSVQAMWSALQTLHRASAQAREMNHFAGGTSHSWCSFYESHVDSDRSCLNEWHAMDCIESRRPPSPDSLRLKPRERDETERVIRCTLKEIMMSVDLDEVTSKAIRGRLEEELDMDLAEYKSFIDQEMLTILGQMDAPTEIFDHVYLGSEWNASNLEELQRNGVRHILNVTREIDNFFPGMFDYLNIRVYDDEKTDLLKHWDNTYKYINKARNEGSKVLVHCKMGISRSASVVIAYAMKAFNWNFDKALKHVKAKRSCIKPNTNFLNQLETYQGILDAMKNKEKLQRSKSETNLKSPKNISKTESKVMEPTPLVLALTGSYSGRPRSWSPDTKAAAELLPPPQPTSVSLENLPFETRHMLMPCANGSYSVSPNQIMRLKEEGAPSVKHIVNEIENAASSDRKDFNKRYQRLNFGTQNESQNNKTLEAPATAMNQSEVPNKPPQASPSKNLSHKYAQSNFEVDKIHTWDPGEASWPKGDDNRTISNSDNIVKSDSGIIDVKTNKVTTSDTLANSVERSNLDSDDRRAVDDDAPPPSRQSSWSSFDSAVVLDLSRHSSWGSYDTRAPKPQVPRDESKRPKERNDERARKDDSDKVTEPGVAPQKSDLGIISEHNEARSSGRRADNVRKFNETCAILKELASAAARMERARDRGASTWSGRLSAPDTWLRAGLRRRRAACASHGDLPRAAPAAPEPAEPAAGLVSNLKKEFEARSETDTPRRVDSRRSTPSEGRDRPPASPPSGEDLSVKVLVNRYDRPGRARCESSCETRRSRVSESVSKKCKLAADGEARARSALRNSFCGAVRGAAERPPPAPTVVSLAPLDYSEVVVSTVMSKAQTKTIATWEDPSVDKAQLESVE is encoded by the exons ATGGCACTTGTTACAATTCGTCGTTCTCCGAGTGTGCAAACACCTAGGAAAACG GATGAGGCCGAGAAAGCAAGTGATAATATTGAAGACGATGTTGGGAACCGCATCAGCAAGAG TCTCAATGAGTGCTACTTCGCGAATAAGGGTGCAGCAGTGGTGCTGGGAAGTGCAGAGCGTGGCTGTACGAACCCGTGGCGATCGCCAGCGCGCGCGTTCCCTCAGCCCGACATACAACATCACCTGCAGTCCATGTTCTACTTGCTGCGCCCCGAGGAAACGCTCAAAATG GCGGTGAAACTGGAGAGCGCTCACGCAGGTCGCACCAGGTACCTGGTAGTGGTGTGTCGTAGCAACGAGGCGGCGTTGCTCGGCATCGATTGCAATGAGCGCACCTCGGTCGGACTCGTGCTGCGCGTACTTGCTGATACCTCTATTAAGTTGGATGGCGATGG AGGATTCAGTGTATGTGTGTGCAATCAACAACACATATTCAAGCCGGTATCCGTACAGGCCATGTG GTCGGCGTTACAAACTCTCCATCGTGCGAGTGCACAGGCCCGGGAGATGAACCACTTCGCGGGCGGCACGTCGCACTCGTGGTGTTCGTTCTATGAGAGCCACGTGGACTCGGACCGCTCTTGTCTCAACGAGTGGCATGCCATGGACTGCATCGAGTCCCGCCGCCCACCTTCACCCGATTCACTCAGACTTAA GCCTCGAGAAAGGGACGAGACTGAACGTGTGATACGCTGTACACTGAAAGAGATCATGATGAGCGTGGACCTGGATGAGGTGACTAGTAAAGCCATCAGAGGGCGACTCGAGGAAGAACTAGACATGGACCTCGCCGAGTACAAGTCCTTCATCGACCAGGAGATGCTCACCATACTGGGACAGATGGACGCGCCCACTGAAATCTTCGACCACGTCTATCTCGGCTCCGAATGGAACGCCAGCAATCTAGAAGAGTTACAACGCAATGG GGTGAGGCACATATTGAATGTAACAAGAGAGATCGATAACTTTTTTCCCGGCATGTTCGACTATCTAAACATAAGAGTTTACGACGACGAGAAGACTGACCTTTTAAAACACTGGgataatacatacaaatatataaacaaaGCAAGGAATGAAGGGTCGAAGGTTCTTGTTCACTGCAAAATGGGAATTAGTAGATCAGCATCTGTAGTGATTGCATATGCCATGAAAGCGTTCAATTGGAATTTTGACAAGGCCCTCAAACATGTCAAAGCAAAAAGGAGTTGTATCAAACCGAATACGAATTTTTTAAACCAACTTGAGACTTACCAAGGCATACTCGATGCAATGAAAAACAAGGAAAAGTTACAGCGATCTAAATCAGAGACTAATTTGAAATCTCCAAAAAATATATCCAAAACGGAAAGCAAAGTGATGGAGCCGACGCCGCTAGTGCTGGCGCTGACGGGGTCGTACTCGGGGCGGCCGCGGTCCTGGTCGCCCGACACCAAGGCCGCCGCCGAGCTGCTGCCGCCGCCGCAGCCCACCTCCGTCTCGCTGGAGAACCTGCCCTTCGAGACTCGCCATATGCTCATGCCTTGCGCTAATGGAAGTTACAGTGTCTCACCTAATCAGATCATGAGGTTGAAAGAAGAGGGAGCACCGTCAGTCAAACATATAGTCAATGAAATAGAGAATGCTGCGTCGAGCGATcgaaaagattttaataaaagatatCAAAGGTTAAATTTTGGTACTCAAAATGAATCCCAGAATAATAAAACGCTCGAGGCTCCCGCTACCGCGATGAATCAATCAGAGGTACCGAATAAGCCACCGCAAGCCTCGCCTTCTAAAAATCTAAGTCACAAATATGCACAGTCGAACTTCGAAGTGGATAAAATACACACTTGGGATCCTGGGGAGGCCTCGTGGCCGAAAGGCGACGACAACAGAACAATTAGCAATAGTGATAATATAGTGAAAAGTGACAGTGGAATTATAGATGTGAAGACCAATAAAGTGACAACTAGTGACACTCTTGCAAATTCTGTAGAACGTTCAAATTTAGATAGCGACGATAGGAGAGCCGTCGACGACGACGCACCACCGCCGAGCAGACAAAGCTCGTGGAGCTCGTTCGACAGCGCAGTCGTACTGGACCTCTCGCGACACTCCTCGTGGGGCTCCTACGATACCAGGGCTCCCAAGCCGCAGGTGCCGCGGGACGAGTCCAAGCGACCCAAGGAACGCAACGACGAGCGAGCTCGTAAGGATGACAGCGACAAGGTCACTGAGCCCGGAGTGGCTCCGCAGAAGTCCGACCTCGGTATCATTAGCGAGCACAACGAGGCGCGCAGCAGCGGGCGGCGCGCTGACAACGTGCGGAAGTTTAACGAAACCTGTGCCATACTCAAGGAGCTCGCCTCCGCCGCCGCACGCATGGAGCGCGCGCGCGACCGCGGCGCGTCCACCTGGAGCGGCCGCCTGTCCGCGCCCGACACGTGGCTGCGGGCCGGcctgcgccgccgccgcgccgcctgcGCCTCGCACGGGGACCTGCCGCGCGCCGCCCCCGCCGCGCCCGAGCCCGCCGAGCCGGCCGCGGGCCTCGTTAGCAACCTCAAGAAGGAGTTTGAGGCACGTTCTGAGACCGACACGCCCCGCCGTGTCGACTCACGTCGCTCCACTCCGTCCGAGGGTCGTGATCGGCCGCCTGCCTCGCCACCCTCTGGCGAAGACCTGTCGGTGAAGGTGCTGGTGAATCGCTACGACCGACCGGGTCGGGCGCGCTGTGAGTCGAGCTGCGAAACGAGGCGCAGTCGCGTGTCGGAGTCGGTATCGAAGAAGTGCAAGCTGGCGGCGGACGGCGAGGCCCGCGCGCGGTCTGCGCTGCGCAACTCGTTCTGCGGCGCGGTGCGGGGGGCGGCCGAGCGACCTCCTCCGGCTCCGACGGTCGTGTCGCTTGCTCCTCTCGACTACAGCGAAGTGGTGGTATCAACTGTGATGTCGAAAgctcaaacaaaaacaattgcaaCATGGGAAGACCCATCCGTTGACAAGGCTCAACTTGAATCGGTCGAATAA
- the LOC118266738 gene encoding protein phosphatase Slingshot isoform X2, with translation MRHLCLHQDEAEKASDNIEDDVGNRISKSLNECYFANKGAAVVLGSAERGCTNPWRSPARAFPQPDIQHHLQSMFYLLRPEETLKMAVKLESAHAGRTRYLVVVCRSNEAALLGIDCNERTSVGLVLRVLADTSIKLDGDGGFSVCVCNQQHIFKPVSVQAMWSALQTLHRASAQAREMNHFAGGTSHSWCSFYESHVDSDRSCLNEWHAMDCIESRRPPSPDSLRLKPRERDETERVIRCTLKEIMMSVDLDEVTSKAIRGRLEEELDMDLAEYKSFIDQEMLTILGQMDAPTEIFDHVYLGSEWNASNLEELQRNGVRHILNVTREIDNFFPGMFDYLNIRVYDDEKTDLLKHWDNTYKYINKARNEGSKVLVHCKMGISRSASVVIAYAMKAFNWNFDKALKHVKAKRSCIKPNTNFLNQLETYQGILDAMKNKEKLQRSKSETNLKSPKNISKTESKVMEPTPLVLALTGSYSGRPRSWSPDTKAAAELLPPPQPTSVSLENLPFETRHMLMPCANGSYSVSPNQIMRLKEEGAPSVKHIVNEIENAASSDRKDFNKRYQRLNFGTQNESQNNKTLEAPATAMNQSEVPNKPPQASPSKNLSHKYAQSNFEVDKIHTWDPGEASWPKGDDNRTISNSDNIVKSDSGIIDVKTNKVTTSDTLANSVERSNLDSDDRRAVDDDAPPPSRQSSWSSFDSAVVLDLSRHSSWGSYDTRAPKPQVPRDESKRPKERNDERARKDDSDKVTEPGVAPQKSDLGIISEHNEARSSGRRADNVRKFNETCAILKELASAAARMERARDRGASTWSGRLSAPDTWLRAGLRRRRAACASHGDLPRAAPAAPEPAEPAAGLVSNLKKEFEARSETDTPRRVDSRRSTPSEGRDRPPASPPSGEDLSVKVLVNRYDRPGRARCESSCETRRSRVSESVSKKCKLAADGEARARSALRNSFCGAVRGAAERPPPAPTVVSLAPLDYSEVVVSTVMSKAQTKTIATWEDPSVDKAQLESVE, from the exons ATGAGGCATCTATGTCTACATCAA GATGAGGCCGAGAAAGCAAGTGATAATATTGAAGACGATGTTGGGAACCGCATCAGCAAGAG TCTCAATGAGTGCTACTTCGCGAATAAGGGTGCAGCAGTGGTGCTGGGAAGTGCAGAGCGTGGCTGTACGAACCCGTGGCGATCGCCAGCGCGCGCGTTCCCTCAGCCCGACATACAACATCACCTGCAGTCCATGTTCTACTTGCTGCGCCCCGAGGAAACGCTCAAAATG GCGGTGAAACTGGAGAGCGCTCACGCAGGTCGCACCAGGTACCTGGTAGTGGTGTGTCGTAGCAACGAGGCGGCGTTGCTCGGCATCGATTGCAATGAGCGCACCTCGGTCGGACTCGTGCTGCGCGTACTTGCTGATACCTCTATTAAGTTGGATGGCGATGG AGGATTCAGTGTATGTGTGTGCAATCAACAACACATATTCAAGCCGGTATCCGTACAGGCCATGTG GTCGGCGTTACAAACTCTCCATCGTGCGAGTGCACAGGCCCGGGAGATGAACCACTTCGCGGGCGGCACGTCGCACTCGTGGTGTTCGTTCTATGAGAGCCACGTGGACTCGGACCGCTCTTGTCTCAACGAGTGGCATGCCATGGACTGCATCGAGTCCCGCCGCCCACCTTCACCCGATTCACTCAGACTTAA GCCTCGAGAAAGGGACGAGACTGAACGTGTGATACGCTGTACACTGAAAGAGATCATGATGAGCGTGGACCTGGATGAGGTGACTAGTAAAGCCATCAGAGGGCGACTCGAGGAAGAACTAGACATGGACCTCGCCGAGTACAAGTCCTTCATCGACCAGGAGATGCTCACCATACTGGGACAGATGGACGCGCCCACTGAAATCTTCGACCACGTCTATCTCGGCTCCGAATGGAACGCCAGCAATCTAGAAGAGTTACAACGCAATGG GGTGAGGCACATATTGAATGTAACAAGAGAGATCGATAACTTTTTTCCCGGCATGTTCGACTATCTAAACATAAGAGTTTACGACGACGAGAAGACTGACCTTTTAAAACACTGGgataatacatacaaatatataaacaaaGCAAGGAATGAAGGGTCGAAGGTTCTTGTTCACTGCAAAATGGGAATTAGTAGATCAGCATCTGTAGTGATTGCATATGCCATGAAAGCGTTCAATTGGAATTTTGACAAGGCCCTCAAACATGTCAAAGCAAAAAGGAGTTGTATCAAACCGAATACGAATTTTTTAAACCAACTTGAGACTTACCAAGGCATACTCGATGCAATGAAAAACAAGGAAAAGTTACAGCGATCTAAATCAGAGACTAATTTGAAATCTCCAAAAAATATATCCAAAACGGAAAGCAAAGTGATGGAGCCGACGCCGCTAGTGCTGGCGCTGACGGGGTCGTACTCGGGGCGGCCGCGGTCCTGGTCGCCCGACACCAAGGCCGCCGCCGAGCTGCTGCCGCCGCCGCAGCCCACCTCCGTCTCGCTGGAGAACCTGCCCTTCGAGACTCGCCATATGCTCATGCCTTGCGCTAATGGAAGTTACAGTGTCTCACCTAATCAGATCATGAGGTTGAAAGAAGAGGGAGCACCGTCAGTCAAACATATAGTCAATGAAATAGAGAATGCTGCGTCGAGCGATcgaaaagattttaataaaagatatCAAAGGTTAAATTTTGGTACTCAAAATGAATCCCAGAATAATAAAACGCTCGAGGCTCCCGCTACCGCGATGAATCAATCAGAGGTACCGAATAAGCCACCGCAAGCCTCGCCTTCTAAAAATCTAAGTCACAAATATGCACAGTCGAACTTCGAAGTGGATAAAATACACACTTGGGATCCTGGGGAGGCCTCGTGGCCGAAAGGCGACGACAACAGAACAATTAGCAATAGTGATAATATAGTGAAAAGTGACAGTGGAATTATAGATGTGAAGACCAATAAAGTGACAACTAGTGACACTCTTGCAAATTCTGTAGAACGTTCAAATTTAGATAGCGACGATAGGAGAGCCGTCGACGACGACGCACCACCGCCGAGCAGACAAAGCTCGTGGAGCTCGTTCGACAGCGCAGTCGTACTGGACCTCTCGCGACACTCCTCGTGGGGCTCCTACGATACCAGGGCTCCCAAGCCGCAGGTGCCGCGGGACGAGTCCAAGCGACCCAAGGAACGCAACGACGAGCGAGCTCGTAAGGATGACAGCGACAAGGTCACTGAGCCCGGAGTGGCTCCGCAGAAGTCCGACCTCGGTATCATTAGCGAGCACAACGAGGCGCGCAGCAGCGGGCGGCGCGCTGACAACGTGCGGAAGTTTAACGAAACCTGTGCCATACTCAAGGAGCTCGCCTCCGCCGCCGCACGCATGGAGCGCGCGCGCGACCGCGGCGCGTCCACCTGGAGCGGCCGCCTGTCCGCGCCCGACACGTGGCTGCGGGCCGGcctgcgccgccgccgcgccgcctgcGCCTCGCACGGGGACCTGCCGCGCGCCGCCCCCGCCGCGCCCGAGCCCGCCGAGCCGGCCGCGGGCCTCGTTAGCAACCTCAAGAAGGAGTTTGAGGCACGTTCTGAGACCGACACGCCCCGCCGTGTCGACTCACGTCGCTCCACTCCGTCCGAGGGTCGTGATCGGCCGCCTGCCTCGCCACCCTCTGGCGAAGACCTGTCGGTGAAGGTGCTGGTGAATCGCTACGACCGACCGGGTCGGGCGCGCTGTGAGTCGAGCTGCGAAACGAGGCGCAGTCGCGTGTCGGAGTCGGTATCGAAGAAGTGCAAGCTGGCGGCGGACGGCGAGGCCCGCGCGCGGTCTGCGCTGCGCAACTCGTTCTGCGGCGCGGTGCGGGGGGCGGCCGAGCGACCTCCTCCGGCTCCGACGGTCGTGTCGCTTGCTCCTCTCGACTACAGCGAAGTGGTGGTATCAACTGTGATGTCGAAAgctcaaacaaaaacaattgcaaCATGGGAAGACCCATCCGTTGACAAGGCTCAACTTGAATCGGTCGAATAA